Proteins encoded by one window of Vigna radiata var. radiata cultivar VC1973A chromosome 5, Vradiata_ver6, whole genome shotgun sequence:
- the LOC106760943 gene encoding glucuronoxylan 4-O-methyltransferase 1 encodes MRSKTQFTCSLKVAILSIAFLCLFILLFRSSIFSLSPQLTSQTNLSNSNAVAVEESHPTTETTETAATPSSCPPIPENPTCNKAPPSLSNALIHYATTNVTPQQTLREISVSAKVLQKKSPCNFLVFGLGHDSLMWTSLNYGGRTVFLEEDKSWIDQIQQKIPSLESYHVMYDTQVHQADELLKVGMEADCKKVSDPRFSQCQLAHKGFPSEVYDIDWDVIMVDAPTGFFEGAPGRMTAIYTAGLIARNKGHGDTDVFVHDVDREVEDKFSKAFLCEGYLKEQEGRIRHFNVPSHRSRLWRPFCPQ; translated from the coding sequence ATGAGGTCCAAAACCCAATTCACATGCAGCCTCAAGGTAGCCATTCTCTCCATTGCCTTTCTCTGCCTCTTCATCTTGCTATTCCGCTCATCCATATTCTCCTTGTCTCCCCAACTCACCTCACAGACCAACTTGTCAAACTCAAACGCAGTAGCAGTAGAAGAATCTCACCCCACAACAGAAACAACAGAAACTGCAGCCACACCATCATCATGCCCTCCAATCCCTGAGAACCCCACATGCAACAAAGCCCCTCCTTCTTTATCCAATGCTCTCATCCACTACGCCACCACCAACGTCACCCCTCAGCAGACCCTCCGTGAGATCTCGGTCTCGGCCAAGGTCCTTCAGAAGAAGTCACCCTGCAACTTCCTCGTGTTTGGCCTCGGCCACGACAGCCTCATGTGGACATCGCTCAACTACGGTGGCCGCACGGTGTTCCTGGAGGAGGACAAGTCTTGGATCGACCAAATCCAACAGAAGATACCCTCTTTGGAGTCCTACCATGTCATGTACGACACACAGGTTCACCAGGCTGACGAGCTGTTGAAGGTTGGAATGGAAGCAGACTGCAAAAAGGTGAGTGATCCAAGATTTTCTCAGTGCCAGCTTGCGCACAAGGGGTTCCCAAGTGAGGTTTATGACATAGATTGGGATGTGATCATGGTGGATGCCCCCACAGGTTTCTTTGAAGGGGCACCAGGGAGAATGACTGCAATCTACACTGCAGGGTTGATTGCCAGGAACAAAGGCCATGGTGACACTGATGTGTTTGTCCATGATGTTGATAGAGAGGTGGAAGACaagttctcaaaagcttttCTGTGTGAAGGGTATCTGAAGGAACAAGAAGGGAGGATCAGACACTTCAACGTTCCAAGCCACAGGTCTCGTTTGTGGAGGCCATTTTGCCCACAGTAG
- the LOC106761307 gene encoding uncharacterized protein LOC106761307 has protein sequence MSLCSVLPLFISTPPTTATSKSIQRGNRNWALQRLRIVAKSKSDASPSSSTPTSLLSFLCPLLTLLSGKDPSQPRNFTLELALSSLASLSRFAWGKKSIAESSLSNEITSELPFSLQLFEFEACPFCRRVREALTELDLSVEVYPCPKGSVRHREVVSRTGGKEQFPFLIDKKNGISMYESGDIVKYLFEQYGEGRSPSLGLLESTIFTGWMPTILRAGRGMTRWVYSRPDPPPGKLELFSYENNPNARIVREALCELELPYILQNVGEGSDRMKLLLNASGSKEVPFFIDHNTGFESGDCTTILSYLFQTYSTVIL, from the exons ATGTCTTTGTGCTCCGTTCTCCCACTGTTCATCTCCACACCTCCAACCACAGCCACAAGCAAGAGCATTCAACGCGGGAATAGAAATTGGGCGTTGCAGAGACTCAGAATCGTTGCAAAATCAAAATCAGATGCGTCGCCATCATCGTCCACACCCACCtcccttctttcttttctctgcCCCCTACTCACGCTCTTATCT GGAAAGGATCCTTCTCAACCACGCAATTTCACTCTCGAG CTAGCGTTATCTTCCTTGGCTAGCTTGTCAAGGTTTGCATGGGGAAAAAAATCCATAGCTGAGAGTTCACTCTCCAATGAAATCACTTCAGAGCTTCCTTTTAGTTTGCAGCTTTTTGAATTTG aGGCATGCCCCTTTTGTAGAAGGGTCCGGGAAGCTTTGACTGAACTAGATCTTTCTGTAGAG GTCTATCCATGTCCTAAGGGTTCTGTAAGACACAGAGAAGTGGTCAGCAGAACTGGTGGTAAAGAACA GTTTCCTTTCctcattgataaaaaaaatggtatttcTATGTATGAAAGTG GTGATATTGTAAAATACTTGTTTGAGCAATACGGAGAAGGCAGAAGTCCATCATTGGGACTTTTGGAGAG CACTATTTTTACTGGATGGATGCCGACAATACTTCGAGCAGGTAGAGGAATGACTCGGTGGGTTTACTCCAGGCCTGACCCTCCTCCAGGAAAGTTGGAACTCTTCTCATATGAAAATAATCCT AATGCTCGAATAGTCCGTGAGGCACTATGTGAATTGGAACTTCCTTACATTCTTCAAAACGTGGGAGAAGGCTCTGACCGAATGAAGTTACTCTTGAATGCTTCTGGATCTAAAGAG GTTCCTTTCTTTATTGATCACAACACTGGATTTGAATCTGGAGACTGCACAACAATCTTATCGTATTTGTTCCAAACCTATTCAACAGTTATTTTATAG